The following DNA comes from Pseudobythopirellula maris.
GCACAAGCGGCGTCGACTACATCGTGACGGCCTTCCAGACGGCCCGCGCCAACGACCCCGATGCGCTGCTCATCTACAACGACTACAACGGCCACAAGCCGGCGAAACGCAAGAAGCTGCTCGAGCTGCTGGCTCTGCTCAAAGAGAACGGCGCGCCAGTCGACGCCTACGGCATGCAGGGCCATTTTGAGCTGGGCGACGATTCGCTCCCGCAGCTGCGCGAGACCTTCGACGCGCTGCGCGAGCTGGGGCTGAAGGTGGTGGTCTCGGAACTCGACATCGACGTCGTCACACGCAGCCGCTGGTGGGACGACGGCGGCAAGCACCGCGACGAACTGGCCGACCACGACCCCTACAAAGACGGCCTGCCGACGCAAGTCGAGCGGCAACTGATCGAGGAGTACGTCGCGCTGTTCGAGCTGTTCGACGACTACAGCGACATCATCGAGCGGGTCTCTTTCTGGAACCTGCACGACGGGCAGAGTTGGCTGAACTACTTCCCGTGGCGGCGGACCAACTACCCGCTGCTGTTCGACCGCAACTTGCAGCCGAAGCCCGTTTACGACGCGGTGCTGGAGTCACTCGCCCAGCGCCAAGCGGGCGGCGCCGAGTAGTTTGTGGTTCGCGAGTGTGC
Coding sequences within:
- a CDS encoding endo-1,4-beta-xylanase translates to MAWAPSSFAKRTLLLVGLLVGAVLPQCHAEELASHLADEQERQRPSGAGSLKAAVGDRYKIGVGVGHRVLDNPAEAELLRRHFSILTPENCMKPQQVHPAEDRWSFDGADRYVDFARANGLEVAGHCLVWAEDDRTAPWMMEDDGEPVSKAKLLQRIEQHVEMVVGRYADAVTMWDVVNEAIGDGKDGLLRDSVFSRTSGVDYIVTAFQTARANDPDALLIYNDYNGHKPAKRKKLLELLALLKENGAPVDAYGMQGHFELGDDSLPQLRETFDALRELGLKVVVSELDIDVVTRSRWWDDGGKHRDELADHDPYKDGLPTQVERQLIEEYVALFELFDDYSDIIERVSFWNLHDGQSWLNYFPWRRTNYPLLFDRNLQPKPVYDAVLESLAQRQAGGAE